Proteins from one Salarias fasciatus chromosome 14, fSalaFa1.1, whole genome shotgun sequence genomic window:
- the aifm4 gene encoding apoptosis inducing factor mitochondria associated 4 — MSQSREPGPHGEEEVTGQVCQEDDLQDGQMREVAVADQKVLLVRIQGQFYAVGSQCSHYNAPLIKGALVGDRVRCPFHGACFSVKTGDIEEYPGLDCLPSYKVKVVDGNVYVSISKSSLKLSKRVKEMCRMSPDIKQVVLLVGGGPASLVCAETLRQNCFQGRIVILTKDTLAPFDKPKLSKALNVDSGSILLRSADFYQQYGIEVRTQTEVVSVNSDDKVVKMSDGTVQQYDQLLISTGCRARPLSCPGSHLRGVKLLQSYEDAKEIHASCLGKKAVVVGASFIGMEVASYLSDKAASVALVGKTAFPYERSLGPEIGKMSMQMLEEQNVKFYMSDEVTEIRGEDGKVKEVVLKGGAILEADVVIAGIGVIPNSDFLAGSRVEVDSKKAVIVDKFMRTSVAGIFSAGDVTSFPLSIRDDQRVHIGHWQMSQAQGRVAALNMLNKPTKIESVPFFWTVLLGKSIRYTGYGEGYTEIIFKGSVEDRKFLAFYIKDGVAVAAASLMFDPAVARIAELMANGQMVTKAQAQAADLSWLHM; from the exons ATGTCTCAGTCCCGGGAGCCCGGTCcacatggagaggaggaggtgacgggACAGGTGTGTCAGGAGGATGACCTCCAAGATGGACA AATGAGAGAAGTCGCAGTGGCCGATCAGAAGGTGTTGTTAGTCCGTATCCAGGGTCAGTTCTATGCCGTGGGAAGCCAGTGCTCTCATTACAATGCACCTCTGATCAAAG GAGCATTGGTGGGCGACAGAGTGAGATGTCCGTTCCATGGAGCTTGTTTCAGTGTTAAAACTGGAGATATTGAAGAGTATCCAGGCCTGGACTGTTTGCCCAGCTATAAG GTCAAGGTTGTGGATGGTAACGTCTATGTTTCCATCAGCAAAAGC TCTCTGAAGTTGAGCAAGCGGGTGAAGGAGATGTGCAGGATGTCGCCAGACATCAAACAAGTCGTCCTGCTGGTAGGAGGAG GTCCCGCCTCTTTAGTCTGTGCAGAGACGCTTCGTCAAAATTGCTTCCAGGGCCGCATCGTCATCTTGACCAAGGACACTCTGGCTCCGTTCGACAAGCCCAAACTGAGCAAG GCCTTAAACGTGGACAGCGGCAGCATCCTCCTGCGATCTGCTGACTTTTATCAACAGTACGGAATTGAAGTGAGGACTCAGACAGAG gtgGTATCTGTGAACTCTGATGACAAGGTGGTGAAGATGAGCGACGGCACCGTGCAGCAGTATGATCAGCTCCTCATCTCAACAGGCTGCAG AGCGCGGCCGCTCAGCTGTCCCGGTTCTCACCTGAGAGGAGTAAAGTTACTGCAGAGCTACGAAGACGCCAAAGAGATTCACGCCTCATGTTTGGGCAAGAAAGCGGTCGTGGTCGGAGCGTCCTTCATTG GCATGGAGGTGGCCTCCTACCTGTCAGACAAAGCTGCCAGTGTGGCTCTGGTTGGTAAAACCGCCTTCCCTTATGAACGTTCTCTGGGGCCGGAGATCGGAAAGATGAGCATGCAG atgctggaggagcagaaTGTGAAGTTTTACATGAGCGATGAAGTTACTGAGatcagaggagaggatggaAAG GTTAAGGAGGTGGTGTTGAAGGGCGGAGCCATCCTGGAAGCCGACGTGGTGATTGCTGGAATAG GTGTAATCCCCAATTCAGACTTCCTGGCCGGGAGCAGGGTGGAAGTGGACTCAAAGAAAGCCGTGATTGTTGACAAG TTCATGAGGACCAGCGTAGCCGGTATTTTCAGTGCGGGAGACGTGACGTCCTTCCCTCTGAGCATCCGCGACGACCAGAGAGTTCACATCGGCCACTGGCAGATGTCCCAGGCTCAAG GCAGAGTCGCAGCTCTGAACATGCTCAACAAGCCCACGAAAATTGAGTCTGTCCCGTTTTTCTGGACCGTGCTGCTCGGGAAGAGCATCAGATACacag GCTATGGCGAAGGATACACAGAGATTATTTTCAAAGGCTCAGTGGAAGACAGGAAGTTTCTGGCGTTCTATATAAA